The Pantoea vagans genome contains the following window.
GCGATCCGTCGCATTAAAACAGGTACACTGGCCGCTTAGTGCCGAAGCTGTACGCTAAATACTTCAGGTTAGTCAACGTCAGGTTTCTTCATGTCAGTTAAAATCTTATCTTCAACGCTGGTGGGGCTGGATGGCTTTTGCCAGGATCCGCTTGCCGTGTTGCAGCAGGCCGATAACGGTGTGCTGGCGGTGTTGCACAACAATGCGCCGGCATTTTATGCCATTACGCCGCAGCGCCTGGCGCACTTGCTGGCGCTGGAAGCCGCCGCGCAGCAGCCGAATGATGTCACCCTGGATGACAGCCTGTTTCATACCGATGCCGCGCCGATCAGTACGCCGGTGGGGAAATTCGCCCTGTATCAGGGCTGGCAGCCCGATCAGGATTTTCAGCGCCAGGCCGCCATTTGGGGCATCGCACTCAGCGAGCCGGTGACGGCTGCCGAGTTGGCGACTTTTGTTGCTTACTGGCAGGCGGAAGGCCGACTGTTTCATCATGTGCAGTGGCAGCAGAAACTGGCGCGCAGCGTGCAGATGAACCGTGCGGCCAACGGCGGACAGCCGAAGCGTGACGTAACCCAGGTCAGCAATACCAATTACGATATTCCCGATGGATTCCGAGGTGAGTGATGAAAACGCCGAACGATCTTTTCAGTCGCCTGAAAAAATTTATGCCTGCGGATGTGCAACCGAAATTTAAAAACGGTAAAGAGCTGCTGGCGTGGAATCAGGAGCAGGGCCGTCTGCGATCTGAAGCCATCGTGCGGGAAAACCGCGCCATGAAAATGCAGCGCATCATGGGGCGTTCCGGTATCCGTGAACTGCATATGAACTGCTCGTTCGACAACTACCGCGTTGAGAACGATGGCCAGCGCAAGGCGCTGGCTTTGGCGCGGGAATATGCCGCCGGATTCGACAACAGCATCGCCAGTTTTGTGTTCTCTGGCCGTCCCGGCACCGGTAAAAACCATCTGGCGGCGGCCATTGGTAACGATCTCATCCTGCGTGGCAAAAGCGTGCTGATTGTGACTGTGGCCGATTTGATGTCGAGCATGAAAGGCACCTTCAGTGGCGGCAGTGATATTACTGAAGAGCGTCTGCTGCAGGATCTCAGCCATGTGGATCTGCTGGTGATCGATGAGATCGGCATGCAGAGTGAGTCACGCTATGAAAAAGTGATCATTAACCAGATTGTTGATCGTCGTTCTTCTTCAAAACGGCCCACCGGCATGCTGTCCAATCTTGATCCTGCTGGGATGAACGGATTGCTGGGCGAACGCGTGATGGACCGTATGCGCCTTGGCACCAGTTTGTGGGTACGTTTCGACTGGGAAAGCTACCGTAGCCGCGTGCGCGGCGATGAGTATTGATTAGGTAAGCGCGCAATGAAAGCAGCCGGTAAAGGTCCCGCGTTACTGCGACTCAACAATCTTAAGCGGGTGATGACGCAACTGCGTACCACCCGCATCACCTCTCGCCAGGATCTGGCACTCGCGCTTCAGCTCAGCAAAAACACCGTTTCCCTGATTGTCGATGATTTATTGGCGCAAGGGCTGATCAATGAGCTCGGTCCGGTGAGCGTGGCTGCCGCCGGGCGGCCAAAAATCGAGATAGAGCTGCGCGCAGAAAAGCTGAAAAATGCTGGCATCATGGTGGAGCGCAACGCCATTCACTGGCGGGTCTGCGACTATTACTCTCAGGTGATTGCCGAACAGACCTGGCACTCCAACACGGCCGACCCTGCGCTGCTGCTGCAGGAGTTGGCGGAAGTGTGCCAGACACTGCACGCTGCTCATCCCGAGCTATTGGGCATCGCCGTGGGTTTCCCCGGCATCATCGATCCCCAGCGTGGTTGGGTGCACTTTTCTGCCCACCTTGACTGGCAGGATGTTGATGTACTCACACCGCTGAGCTGTGCCACCACTTTGCCGCTGCGCATTATGCACAACGTGAAAGCGGCGGCGCTGCTCTCGGTGCAGCAGCTTGACCTGGATAAATCACAAAGCCATTTCTACCTGCGCATTGGCGAAGGTGTCGGCGGCGCATTGGTTGAGCAAGGGGAAGTGTTTGTCGGCGGCAGCTGGACCGCCGGTGAGATTGGGCACATGCAGGTGCAGCCACAAGGTCTGCGCTGTAGCTGTGGTCGGTTAGGCTGTCTGGAAACGCTGGTCAGCCATCCGGCGATCCAGCAGCAGTTGGGACAACGTAAAACCGGTTTGCGCTGGCAAAACGCGGCGAGTGAACCGCAGATCGTTGATGAGGTGATGGCGTTAACCGGTCATCATGTGGGACACGCACTCAGTCATGTGATGCAGTTGGTGAATCCGGCCAGTATTATTATTGATGGGCCGTGGAATGCGCATCCTGCTTTTGTGCAGGCGGTGCAGCAAGCGGCACAGAATGGCACATTGGCATTTACCTTTAGCCATACTCAGCTGCATTTCCTGCCGCAGCGTATTGATCCCGCCAACGGTTTGGCGCTGGCGGTGATCGAGCAGTATGAGCGCGCGGTGAATTAATTGGATTGCGCAATCAATGCCGTGGGATATCAAACGACTCGCTGGCCTTGCTGGTGGTGGTGCTCTGCGGCAACTCCGCATCGACGTTAAACTTCTCCAGCACTAAGCCGTGGATTTTCTCCAGCGATACGCCGGCTGTTTCTGGCAGATAGCGGAAGGTGAAGAAGTACATACCCAGCGAGAAAATCGCGAACAGCAGCAGCGGGAAGCCGCCGTGGAACAGATCCAGTAACATCGGGCTGCTGTTCATAATTGGGAAGGTGCTGCTGATGACAAAGTTCGCCAGCGACATCGCACAGATGGAAATTCCCACGCAAATCGAACGAATCTCCGTCGGGAAGATTTCGCCCAGCACCGTCCAGACAATCTGACCCCAGGTCATGCCAAAGAAAATCATATATGCGAACAGACCCACCACCGCCAGTAAACCCGGCAGATGATAGAAGAAGGCGATAAACGAGTAAGCAAGGCAGACACAAGAGGTGATCGCGCCCAGCAACAGCAGTTTACGACGACCTATCTTATCAATCAGCATCATGCCTGCCAGCACGCCAATGAACTGACAAATCGACAGCCAGAAGGTTTGCAGCAGGGCCGAATCAGTACTGCCCGCAACGTTTTTCAGCAGCGTTGGACCAAAATACTGAATCACGTTGATGCCGCTGATCTGGTTACCCACGGCCAGACCAATACCGATCACCAGTAATGGGATGGTGGTTTTATCCAGACGCAGGCGCGCTTTATGCTGCTGCGCGGTCTTCTCAGAGAAGGAGTGTTTAATTTCATTGAACACGCTTTCGGCATGTTCGCGGTTGGAGATTTTGGTCAGGGTATCCAGTGCTTCATTGTATTTTCCCTTCAGCACGTTCCAGCGTGGTGACTCTGGAATAAAAGCGATGAAGAAAATAAACAGCGCACAAGGCACCAATGCGGTGGCCAGGATGTAACGCCAGCCCATGGCTATCATCGCTTCTGGCAGCATGGACTTGGTGATGAAGTAGTTCGTCAGCAACACTACCGACTGGCCGCCCACACAGCACACTGCATAGAGCGCGGTGGTGCGGCCACGAAATTTCGACGGTGACAGTTCAGCCAGATAGATGGGGGAGATCACCGAAGCCAGACCAATGGCTAATCCACCAATCATTCGGAACAGCACGAACACGGTGAAGTTGTGTGCGATGGCGGTGCCGATCACCGAAACGGTAAACAGTAATGCGGTGATAGCGAGGGACTTTTTACGGCCTAATTTATCGCTCAGGCGCGGGGCAATAAAACAACCCACTAAACTGCCGAGCAGAATATTCGAAACGGCCCAACCGGTCTCTGCGGGCGTCAGCTGGAAGTATTCGCTTAATGGTTCAATTGCACCGGAGATGATAGAAGAGTCATAACCCATTAACAGTCCGCCAAATGCCGCGACGGTACAGCAAAGGATGACGTACTTCATGTTGTAGCGTTTTTGCCTGGTATCCATTGTTATAGCCCCTTGTCTCTACAGCCTGAACGTTACGTGTTCAGAAAGAGGAGTGGTGTAGGTTATCGATGTTCAGCGTTATTCACTCGAGGTAATCATCATGGAATATATGTTCTAAATGATGGTTTTTGGATCATTTTTTCCGGAAAGTGTGAAGGAGGTTGCGAAAATTGCTGTTGGTCGTGATCTCGTCAGGGCCATAAATGGCTGAAATGATGGGTTTCTTATCAAATCGCTATAAAACAACATTGCATTTTTTGTTTTCTATTGAAAATGTCTGAAATTTTCATTCTGCAATTTCACGATAATTTTTCCTCATCATTGATACTGTGTGTTCGTTTCATTTTTTGGCGGGCAACGGGCATAATACGTTGATTGACAGGCCATCTTTGCGGACGTCGCAATGAAAACGCAGCGCATCACTCTGGACGATATTGCTACCCTGGCGGGCGTCACCAAAATGACGGTTAGCCGCTATTTACGCACGCCGGAAAAGGTCAAAACGGAAACGGCGGAGAAAATCGCTGGCGTGATTGCCGAAATCGGCTACATCCCCGATCCTGAAAACGCCGCCGTGGCGAACCAAAGCCAGCCGCGCATCGGTGTATTGATCCCTTCATTTAATAACCAAATCTTTGCCGATTTGCTGGCAGGCATTGAGTCCGTGACCAGTGCGCACGGTTATCAGACGCTGGTGGTCAACTATGACTACAACGCCCAGCGCGAAGAAGAGCAGATTGCT
Protein-coding sequences here:
- a CDS encoding ROK family protein, which codes for MKAAGKGPALLRLNNLKRVMTQLRTTRITSRQDLALALQLSKNTVSLIVDDLLAQGLINELGPVSVAAAGRPKIEIELRAEKLKNAGIMVERNAIHWRVCDYYSQVIAEQTWHSNTADPALLLQELAEVCQTLHAAHPELLGIAVGFPGIIDPQRGWVHFSAHLDWQDVDVLTPLSCATTLPLRIMHNVKAAALLSVQQLDLDKSQSHFYLRIGEGVGGALVEQGEVFVGGSWTAGEIGHMQVQPQGLRCSCGRLGCLETLVSHPAIQQQLGQRKTGLRWQNAASEPQIVDEVMALTGHHVGHALSHVMQLVNPASIIIDGPWNAHPAFVQAVQQAAQNGTLAFTFSHTQLHFLPQRIDPANGLALAVIEQYERAVN
- the dnaC gene encoding DNA replication protein DnaC; its protein translation is MKTPNDLFSRLKKFMPADVQPKFKNGKELLAWNQEQGRLRSEAIVRENRAMKMQRIMGRSGIRELHMNCSFDNYRVENDGQRKALALAREYAAGFDNSIASFVFSGRPGTGKNHLAAAIGNDLILRGKSVLIVTVADLMSSMKGTFSGGSDITEERLLQDLSHVDLLVIDEIGMQSESRYEKVIINQIVDRRSSSKRPTGMLSNLDPAGMNGLLGERVMDRMRLGTSLWVRFDWESYRSRVRGDEY
- a CDS encoding sugar porter family MFS transporter gives rise to the protein MDTRQKRYNMKYVILCCTVAAFGGLLMGYDSSIISGAIEPLSEYFQLTPAETGWAVSNILLGSLVGCFIAPRLSDKLGRKKSLAITALLFTVSVIGTAIAHNFTVFVLFRMIGGLAIGLASVISPIYLAELSPSKFRGRTTALYAVCCVGGQSVVLLTNYFITKSMLPEAMIAMGWRYILATALVPCALFIFFIAFIPESPRWNVLKGKYNEALDTLTKISNREHAESVFNEIKHSFSEKTAQQHKARLRLDKTTIPLLVIGIGLAVGNQISGINVIQYFGPTLLKNVAGSTDSALLQTFWLSICQFIGVLAGMMLIDKIGRRKLLLLGAITSCVCLAYSFIAFFYHLPGLLAVVGLFAYMIFFGMTWGQIVWTVLGEIFPTEIRSICVGISICAMSLANFVISSTFPIMNSSPMLLDLFHGGFPLLLFAIFSLGMYFFTFRYLPETAGVSLEKIHGLVLEKFNVDAELPQSTTTSKASESFDIPRH
- the dnaT gene encoding primosomal protein DnaT: MSVKILSSTLVGLDGFCQDPLAVLQQADNGVLAVLHNNAPAFYAITPQRLAHLLALEAAAQQPNDVTLDDSLFHTDAAPISTPVGKFALYQGWQPDQDFQRQAAIWGIALSEPVTAAELATFVAYWQAEGRLFHHVQWQQKLARSVQMNRAANGGQPKRDVTQVSNTNYDIPDGFRGE